The following coding sequences lie in one Aspergillus puulaauensis MK2 DNA, chromosome 3, nearly complete sequence genomic window:
- a CDS encoding uncharacterized protein (COG:S;~EggNog:ENOG410PZI7): MFAALSPMQQHAPNPFSYPWTPARPSPLSPRGASSSSFKTTTPSNQPQFQAPASIFAFTPSPSPSHDKSEPVNIFSRSRSPNANANADTNATTSPTPAPTYATRYAATISNPLNSHSTKRTFTSSTSPRARSVRRNAFLNRVKQERESGRFEARAERLAYLEDIAEHKEWAEDMRMRADEIQSKFGLGIEETDGEEECLDGDEADIQALDEYLEQERAMEMELHERMESAGHHPPRGDVPKQNDTTSSFSDEEYDDIFMDLVDHNTPEDMDMSG; this comes from the exons ATGTTTGCTGCACTCTCGCCAATGCAGCAACACGCCCCCAATCCCTTCAGCTACCCCTGGACACCTGCTCGTCCATCCCCGCTCTCCCCACGCGGagcatcctcgtcatcattcAAAACCACTACACCAAGCAACCAACCACAATTCCAAGCTCCCGCGTCAATATTTGCATTTACGCCCTCACCGTCGCCGTCTCACGATAAATCCGAACCCGTAAATATCTTTTCGCGTTCACGAAGCcccaatgccaatgccaatgctGATACCAACGCCACCACCTCGccaaccccagccccaacaTATGCGACTCGCTACGCAGCCACAATATCTAACCCCCTCAATTCCCACTCCACAAAACGAACCTTcacatcatcaacctccccgCGCGCGCGCTCTGTCCGGCGCAACGCATTCCTCAACCGTGTCAAGCAGGAGCGCGAAAGTGGACGGTTCGAGGCGCGCGCAGAGCGGCTAGCCTACCTCGAGGATATTGCAGAGCATAAGGAGTGGGCTGAAGACATGAGGATGAGAGCGGATGAGATCCAGTCTAAGTTTGGACTGGGGATCGAAGAGACCGACGGGGAGGAGGAATGTTTAGATGGTG ATGAAGCAGACATTCAAGCTTTAGATGAGTATCTCGAGCAAGAGCGCGCCATGGAAATGGAGCTGCATGAGCGGATGGAAAGTGCTGGGCACCACCCTCCACGCGGGGACGTCCCGAAGCAAAATGACACAACTTCGTCATTCAGCGATGAGGAATACGATGATATTTTTATGGACCTGGTAGACCACAATACCCCTGAAGATATGGATATGTCCGGTTAA
- the midA gene encoding putative cell wall protein (COG:S;~EggNog:ENOG410Q0VF;~SECRETED:SignalP(1-21);~TransMembrane:1 (n5-16c21/22o187-208i)) produces MRVTALPVFLYSLSLVAVVAGQSAQVTNTDLSDVTDVLPTPTETSATDTNSDSSATETEDPTSTSTEEEPTSTPSETSTSDEDTSTTTTEDPTTTTDDPTSTADDNTTTADPTTTTTSASDDDEPSTTKTPTVSTITTTQTIDGTPVPTTFTSTDANASESTESPGLSGSSSDDSDSGLSSGQKKTIIGVVVGVGGAILIGAIGVVVWRIRARRRAAGEDDAADLMSGTAVGTGVREKAPSPAAGGTPFRSTLDQYHNPGPVNAASNF; encoded by the coding sequence ATGCGCGTCACGGCTCTCCCAGTCTTCCTTTACTCCTTGTCCCTCGTGGCTGTGGTAGCAGGTCAAAGTGCACAAGTCACAAACACGGATCTGTCAGACGTCACGGACGTTTTGCCCACGCCCACCGAAACATCCGCGACAGATACGAATAGTGATTCATCTGCAACTGAAACTGAAGACCCTACTTCGACATCAACAGAGGAGGAGCCGACATCGACCCCAAGTGAAACGTCCACCTCAGACGAAGACACTTCCACCACTACGACGGAAGACCCTACGACAACAACGGATGATCCTACTTCAACCGCTGATGACAACACTACTACTGCTGACCCgactaccactaccactagCGCatccgacgacgacgagccATCGACAACTAAAACTCCCACTGTGAGCACCATCACAACAACACAGACCATTGATGGAACCCCGGTTCCTACCACATTTACTAGCACAGATGCCAATGCTAGTGAATCTACCGAGTCTCCTGGGTTGAGCGGGTCGTCTTCTGACGATTCTGACTCCGGCCTTTCCTCAGGCCAGAAAAAGACCATCATCGGTGTTGTCGTAGGTGTCGGTGGTGCTATCTTGATCGGTGccattggtgttgttgtcTGGAGAATCCGCGCCCGGAGACGTGctgctggagaggatgacgCTGCCGATCTTATGAGCGGCACTGCTGTCGGCACTGGTGTCCGCGAGAAGGCCCCcagccctgctgctggtggcaCTCCATTTAGGTCCACGCTTGACCAGTACCACAACCCCGGCCCCGTTAACGCTGCGTCAAACTTTTAA
- the ptpB gene encoding tyrosine protein phosphatase PTP1 (COG:T;~EggNog:ENOG410PH7I;~InterPro:IPR029021,IPR003595,IPR016130,IPR000242, IPR000387;~PFAM:PF00102;~go_function: GO:0004725 - protein tyrosine phosphatase activity [Evidence IEA];~go_function: GO:0016791 - phosphatase activity [Evidence IEA];~go_process: GO:0006470 - protein dephosphorylation [Evidence IEA];~go_process: GO:0016311 - dephosphorylation [Evidence IEA]): MAHPNIKIDTSVQATKRSHPDNEEGAEIIDGPEDDNPQLEMADNELVPPFLRQSVLDIHHKFEELEWMQRIRILEATQANDPSHRWALEADPKVKARNRYANVQAWANSRIHLRVPEGECDFINASPILLKDSVSLEERRYIATQGPRLDDVYHFWHMVFHETDDVAVIVMLTQTMESGREKCAQYFPVSLENPSMPLRWDDNDPFVDGDEDQTEDEDVFGQITLLESTWNAECRSEVRKLELTLGSESKTVWHFLFAGWADYSKPVGEDRDALLQLIELSASKSSPQNPRIVHCSAGVGRTGTFIALDHLLQELESGELLKATDEDIDPVFEAVNQLREQRMMMVYNEMQLVFIYEVLREQADLILEKTYDISRQKSDTRSAKIAKLSDEDTYLPAPKPELEPTECYSDTGTPGQPENEEAQS, translated from the exons ATGGCACATCCCAACATTAAAATCGACACGAGCGTCCAGGCCACCAAGCGCTCACATCCGGACAACGAGGAAGGAGCTGAGATAATAGATGGGCCGGAAGATGACAACCCTCAACTCGAGATGGCGGATAATGAGCTTGTCCCGCCGTTCCTGCGGCAGTCGGTCTTAG ACATTCACCATAAATTTGAAGAGTTAGAATGGATGCAACGGATTCGGATTCTGGAAGCGACCCAAGCTAATGATCCTTCGCATCGTTGGGCGTTGGAGGCCGACCCCAAAGTCAAGGCTAGAAACCGATATGCGAACGTACAAGCGTGGGCTAATTCTCGCATACATCTTCGGGTTCCGGAAGGCGAATGTGATTTTATAAATGCATCACCCATCTTGCTCAAAGACTCGGTCTCGCTGGAAGAGAGGAGATACATTGCTACGCAG GGGCCCAGGTTGGATGACGTCTATCACTTCTGGCATATGGTATTCCACGAGACCGATGATGTGGCAGTGATTGTTATGCTTACGCAGACGATGGAATCGGGCCGTGAGAAGTGCGCCCAATATTTCCCGGTCAGTCTTGAAAACCCGTCGATGCCCCTACGGTGGGACGACAACGATCCTTTCGtggatggtgatgaagacCAAacggaggatgaagacgtgTTTGGTCAAATCACTCTCCTGGAAAGCACATGGAACGCAGAGTGCCGTTCTGAGGTTCGAAAACTTGAGCTTACATTGGGCTCCGAATCCAAGACCGTGTGGCATTTTCTCTTTGCCGGCTGGGCAGACTATTCTAAACCTGTTGGCGAAGACCGCGATGCGCTTCTCCAGTTGATAGAATTGTCGGCGTCCAAGTCTTCTCCACAGAATCCGCGAATTGTTCACTGCAGTGCTGGTGTTGGGAGGACGGGTACTTTTATCGCACTCGACCATCTCCTACAAGAACTCGAATCAGGCGAACTTTTAAAGGCCACTGATGAAGACATAGACCCTGTATTCGAGGCGGTGAACCAACTTCGCGAACAACGAATGATGATGGTGTATAACGAGATGCAGTTGGTTTTCATATACGAAGTCTTGCGAGAACAGGCCGACCTCATTCTGGAAAAGACTTATGACATCAGTCGTCAGAAATCCGATACCAGATCTGCCAAGATTGCCAAATTGTCCGACGAGGATACCTATCTGCCAGCTCCTAAACCTGAATTGGAGCCGACGGAATGCTACTCTGATACGGGAACCCCAGGGCAGCCTGAAAACGAGGAAGCACAGTCTTAA
- a CDS encoding VanZ family protein (COG:S;~EggNog:ENOG410PNRV;~InterPro:IPR006976;~PFAM:PF04892;~TransMembrane:4 (i5-22o42-59i66-88o100-118i)) translates to MRIRYPFAGAFVFLLILSAYIGLLPHSDSSSVPSQLQPNDKVLHVVTFFLLSLIFYWIPDTTRRRTLHLTLVVCTLALGVGSEIVQGILPNGRSFDPFDLLANIVGSLGAVGLCTWYHRRMLERRRKSRFGSMGDGDDDVELGMSPGHRDEEGLEPQESGVMNLEQEVDNWDENAVDNWDTEDGEDPNHPNAPAPTDREDQKEPIEGGKRSD, encoded by the exons ATGCGTATCCGATATCCATTCGCGG GTgccttcgtcttcctcttgatTTTATCGGCGTACATaggccttcttcctcacaGCGACTCCTCGTCTGTGCCGTCGCAACTCCAGCCAAATGACAAGGTCCTCCATGTCGTCACTTTCTTCCTGCTCTCCCTCATCTTCTACTGGATCCCCGACACCACCCGCCGACGCACACTCCACCTAACCCTCGTCGTCTGCACTCTTGCCCTGGGAGTTGGGTCCGAAATAGTCCAGGGTATCCTTCCAAACGGTCGTTCCTTCGATCCGTTCGACCTCCTAGCCAACATTGTCGGGAGTCTGGGCGCCGTCGGCCTCTGCACCTGGTATCACCGCCGTATGCTAGAGCGACGACGCAAATCCCGATTTGGATCTATGGGCGatggtgacgatgatgtcGAGCTGGGTATGAGCCCGGGCCAtcgcgacgaggaggggCTAGAACCCCAAGAATCCGGCGTTATGAATCTAGAGCAGGAGGTTGATAACTGGGACGAGAACGCCGTCGATAATTGGGACACAGAGGACGGTGAAGACCCTAACCATCCGAATGCGCCTGCCCCTACCGATAGGGAGGACCAGAAAGAGCCCATCGAAGGCGGGAAGAGAAGCGACTAG
- the pex19 gene encoding putative peroxisomal membrane protein receptor Pex19 (BUSCO:EOG092635SS;~COG:U;~EggNog:ENOG410PF9X;~InterPro:IPR038322,IPR006708;~PFAM:PF04614;~go_component: GO:0005777 - peroxisome [Evidence IEA]): MASSSASPATAGDSQPPPEQTPQQTSTTSQTEKKIWESESTPVSTETPGPESAQQQPKQSANDDSDDESDFDELDEVLDDFKPKAQAETPAPQPPTPGTAASSGAQDVDEFAFMSQLEKDMAKMMGQAAQQSGAPDPQGFESTIDQGADAFTKQLEDSGIPPGDFIKQLLADVMAEERGEEKGKEQGQESSPSSAGAAAAAAAAAAAATPTTASGSEAGAGPESFNDAIQQTINRMKESGDKATAAASEDNTDDLIAQLLKAMEAGGGDGSGGDEGDITKIFMGMMEQLSNKDMLYEPMKELDTKFGPWIQDNKGKGKVSEPDMERYENQAELVSQIVKKFEEPGYTDEDPKCREYVWEKMQAMQAAGNPPDELVANPWMDDLKGGGVPDCPQQ, translated from the exons ATGGCGtcttcatctgcatcgcCTGCCACCGCGGGCGACTCACAACCGCCCCCTGAACAGACACCACAACAAACAAGTACAACGTCGCAGACCGAGAAAAAGATTTGGGAGTCCGAATCTACCCCTGTCTCTACAGAAACGCCAGGACCCGAGTCcgcacagcaacaaccaaaGCAGTCGGCCAATGATGACTCGGACGATGAATCAGACTTTGACGAGTTGGACG AGGTTCTCGATGACTTCAAACCAAAAGCCCAGGCAGAGACCCCCGCACCGCAACCCCCCACACCCGGTACCGCCGCATCGTCCGGGGCCCAAGACGTCGACGAGTTTGCGTTTATGAGCCAACTCGAAAAGGAcatggcgaagatgatgggACAAGCAGCCCAACAATCTGGCGCCCCGGACCCACAGGGCTTCGAAAGCACCATTGACCAGGGCGCAGACGCTTTCACAAAACAATTGGAGGACAGCGGGATCCCGCCGGGTGACTTCATCAAGCAGCTTTTAGCGGATGTGATGGCAGAGGAAaggggggaggagaagggaaaggaacAGGGGCAGGagtcgtcgccgtcttctgCCGGAgccgcggcggcggcagcggcggcagcagcagcagcaacaccaacaacagcatcaggAAGTGAAGCCGGAGCGGGACCCGAGTCATTCAACGATGCAATCCAACAGACAATCAACCGGATGAAAGAATCAGGTGATAAGGCGACGGCCGCGGCATCGGAAGACAACACGGACGATCTTATCGCACAACTCCTTAAGGCCATGGAAGCAGGCGGTGGCGACGGGtctggcggcgacgagggtgATATCACCAAGATTTTCATGGGGATGATGGAGCAACTGTCTAACAAGGACATGCTATACGAGCCGATGAAGGAACTCGACACGAAATTCGGACCCTGGATCCAAGACAACAAGGGTAAGGGGAAAGTTAGCGAGCCCGATATGGAACGCTACGAGAATCAAGCGGAGCTAGTGAGCCAGATTGTGAAGAAGTTTGAAGAACCGGGATATACGGATGAAGATCCGAAGTGTCGCGAGTACGTGTGGGAGAAAATGCAGGCT ATGCAAGCGGCCGGTAACCCGCCAGACGAACTCGTCGCCAATCCTTGGATGGATGATCTCAAGGGTGGCGGTGTTCCTGACTGCCCGCAGCAATAA
- a CDS encoding uncharacterized protein (COG:S;~EggNog:ENOG410Q0K9;~InterPro:IPR020301;~PFAM:PF10906;~TransMembrane:1 (o6-25i)) has product MVFNRFLLHSFEIWLTTRLLTSPIFRRMVGRVHGKVQQMRHGTPPQEMGGTNIENTGSTQQFLKHFREELKDQFKGKKPPKNQ; this is encoded by the exons ATGGTTTTTAATCGATTTCTCCTACATTCCTTCGAG atttgGTTAACAACTCGG TTGCTGACCAGTCCAATTTTTCGTCGCATGGTGGGAAGGGTGCATGGGAAGGTTCAACAGATGAGACATGGTACGCCGCCGCAAGAGATGGGCGGCACTAATATAGAAAATACCG GTTCTACCCAACAGTTTCTCAAGCACTTCAGGGAGGAGCTAAAAGACCAGTTcaaggggaagaagccgccaaaaaACCAGTGA
- a CDS encoding uncharacterized protein (COG:S;~EggNog:ENOG410PTNE;~SECRETED:SignalP(1-24)) — protein MTTPSIFKCLLAHLWITPTFLALAFDPLGIVYDVAKSSPHLVRRAGTLGISIPAITKNGDSERPYSVDGDSFTDYESAAQRSCDIQFDVCQRAANTNSSVLFSLEECQSQQNDCRADPPAAEDENASMTVASDDSSGSTVSDTANSDTESSGPTGSGTTESQTADSNTAESVATGSGTTESNTAKPIPEESEPEPTLVSQTMLPYDSEFDLLCDL, from the exons ATGACGACGCCTTCGATATTCAAGTGCCTCCTTGCGCACCTGTGGATCACGCCCACGTTCCTTGCGTTGGCATTCGATCCACTGGGCATTGTGTATGATGTCGCAAAGTCAAGCCCACATCTGGTCCGGCGC GCGGGAACGTTGGGTATTTCTATACCGGCG ATCACCAAAAATGGAGACTCAGAGAGGCCTTATAGTGTAGACGGAGATTCATTT ACGGATTACGAATCCGCGGCCCAGAGAAG CTGCGATATTCAATTCGACGTTTGCCAGAGG GCTGCCAACACGAATAGCTCGGTTTTGTTCTCACTTGAGGAGTGTCAGAGCCAGCAAA ATGATTGTCGAGCTGACCCACCAGCTGCAGAGGATGAAAACGCCTCGATGACTGTTGCCTCAGATGATAGTTCAGGTTCAACAGTATCGGATACGGCGAATTCAGACACAGAGAGTTCAGGGCCAACGGGTTCAGGCACAACGGAGTCTCAGACAGCGGATTCAAACACCGCAGAGTCTGTTGCAACAGGCTCTGGCACAACTGAATCAAATACGGCGAAGCCAATCCCAGAGGAATCGGAACCCGAGCCAACTCTGGTATCACAGACTATGCTTCCGTACGATTCGGAGTTTGACCTTCTCTGCGATCTTTAA
- a CDS encoding uncharacterized protein (COG:K;~EggNog:ENOG410PKR7;~InterPro:IPR004827;~go_function: GO:0003700 - DNA-binding transcription factor activity [Evidence IEA];~go_process: GO:0006355 - regulation of transcription, DNA-templated [Evidence IEA]) produces the protein MVSMVETSISNHNDMAMDHVAPKSEPLNEGSISSAVSTPDPEGIEVLTQDVAQTQKRKGGRKPIYATSEERKQRNRQAQAAFRERRTEYIRQLESTIKRNEDSLQTLQQNHRTAADECLMLRYKNSLLERILLEKGIDVQAELRLKTGAPNGPGPGKPSPIATKAPSLQQAAISRSSAQRHPSGLAPKEPFSVPQSRDGGFGIPSPQFQATPPSHVSSPSHAKSPGFGFQGAMSPVGADAQAQHTRPQMISHSRNISQTSPPMSVGQPDTTDPKSAVSTVMGSRAPRLPSAYYPSPFQKHYDQLEQEYDAQADMIDDEHESSVGTSPFVPGFNHASSVANASHAMNTHGLNPYNHPSSGEGVNGAYGNTNSILGNYEPMLDSDPFGLSASMHFQTPFSYEQSNARQ, from the exons ATGGTGTCTATGGTCGAGACCTCCATCTCGAACCACAAtgatatggccatggacCACGTCGCCCCTAAGTCAGAGCCCCTAAACGAGGGCTCGATCAGCTCAGCTGTCTCGACCCCCGATCCCGAGGGCATCGAGGTCTTGACGCAAGACGTCGCCCAGACGCAAAAGCGAAAGGGTGGAAGAAAACCT ATTTACGCGACCTCTGAGGAGCGGAAGCAGCGCAATCGCCAGGCTCAGGCCGCGTTCCGCGAGCGTCGCACAGAGTACATCCGCCAGCTCGAGTCAACCATTAAACGAAATGAAGATTCCCTGCAGACcctgcagcagaaccatCGCACCGCTGCGGATGAGTGCTTAATGCTGCGTTACAAGAACTCTCTCCTCGAGCGCATTCTCCTTGAAAAAG GAATTGATGTCCAAGCAGAGTTGCGTCTGAAGACTGGTGCCCCCAACGGCCCAGGCCCGGGGAAGCCGAGTCCTATAGCTACAAAGGCTCCGTCACTGCAGCAAGCTGCGATCAGCCGGAGCTCGGCGCAGAGGCATCCTAGTGGCCTTGCTCCCAAAGAGCCTTTCAGCGTCCCTCAGTCGCGAGATGGAGGTTTCGGTATACCGTCCCCTCAATTCCAAGCTACGCCTCCGTCTCATGTCTCGTCGCCGTCACACGCCAAGTCTCCGGGATTCGGCTTCCAGGGAGCAATGTCACCTGTTGGTGCCGATGCTCAAGCCCAGCACACCCGGCCTCAGATGATTTCCCACTCGAGGAATATCAGCCAAACTTCTCCACCCATGAGCGTGGGCCAGCCAGATACGACCGACCCGAAGTCGGCCGTGTCAACTGTTATGGGCTCCCGGGCTCCGCGCCTCCCTTCGGCGTACTATCCTTCACCATTTCAAAAACATTATGACCAATTAG AACAAGAATATGATGCACAAGCGGACATGATTGACGATGAACACGAATCATCTGTGGGAACCTCCCCTTTCGTACCTGGGTTTAATCACGCTAGCTCAGTCGCGAATGCCTCCCATGCCATGAACACCCACGGCCTAAACCCCTATAATCACCCCTCTAGCGGGGAAGGGGTTAACGGCGCGTACGGCAATACGAACTCCATTTTGGGGAATTATGAACCGATGCTAGATTCCGACCCGTTTGGATTGAGTGCTAGCATGCACTTCCAGACCCCATTCAGCTACGAGCAAAGTAATGCACGTCAGTGA